The DNA sequence CGAGAGCGCCGAGGTGAACCTGCGCCCCCATCCGCAGGAGTATGTACTATACTATGATCTCTGAGATATCGTTGGAGGTTCGGCCATGGCCAAGATCGAGGTTCCGTTTGACCGGCACATTCCGCTGCTGCTGCAGTCGCTGTCCGGCGAAGGCGCCCTGCTGGTGTCGAGTGACAAGGAGGGCCGGCCCAACGCCATGACGATCGGCTGGGCCCAGATCGGCATCATCTGGGGCCGCCGCATCATGAGCGTCATGGTTCGCCCCTCGCGCTACACCTACCAGTGCCTTGAGGTCAGCCGCGACTTCACGGTCTGCGTGCCCTACCCCGACCAGACCGATGAGGTGATGTTCTGCGGCACGCAGAGCGGTCGCGATCACGACAAGTTCGCCGAGTGCGGCTTCACCGCCGTGCCGTCCGATGGCCTCAAAGCCCCCTACATTGACGAGTGTGGCGTGTGCTATCAGTGTCAGGTCGTCAACCACGCCGACTTCGTGCCCGAGCACATCATGCCCGACATCTGCAGCCAGTGCTACGGCAGCGGCGACTACCACCGCATCTACTTCGGGCAGATCCTGAAGGTCGTGGCGGATGAGGACGTGGCGGCGCGGATGAGGTAGGCAGCAGGATGCTTGGCTACTGATGTCGAAAAAGCGCCTCATCAGGCGCGGATATGCTGGTGCGGGGAGGTGTCATGATACGGCAGCCGACGCGCACAGGTGTTCCTGCGGCTGTTGTGCTGTGCCTGGGTCTGGCCGCGACGGCGGCGTTCGCCGACGGCCCGACGCTAGCGCTCAGCGACTTCAGCCTGAAGTTCCTCTCGCTCACCCAGGCCCACGTGAAAGGGACGGTCACGTGCCAGGGCCTGAAGTGGCCTGACTTCGACGGACCGCAGACCAACGACCTCGAAGTCGGCATCGAGGTCGCCTACCCCGGGAAGACCTTCCCCGTGCTCGTGGACTGGGGCGACAGCCAGTCCTATGGCCGGAATACGCCGCGCGTCTACACGGCCTATTCCGGCGACCAGAAGATCGCCCCCGGTACGCCCTATAGAACCATGGCAGCAGGCCTCACGCCGCTGGAGGTAATGGACCACCTCCTGTACTACGCCGGGCAGGAGCGAGTTGGTTCGCCCGGGGACGACGGCCGTCCTTTCAGCTTCGACAAGACGATGGACTTCAGCCTGCTCGGCAAGCCTCCCGAGCGCT is a window from the bacterium genome containing:
- a CDS encoding flavin reductase family protein; the encoded protein is MAKIEVPFDRHIPLLLQSLSGEGALLVSSDKEGRPNAMTIGWAQIGIIWGRRIMSVMVRPSRYTYQCLEVSRDFTVCVPYPDQTDEVMFCGTQSGRDHDKFAECGFTAVPSDGLKAPYIDECGVCYQCQVVNHADFVPEHIMPDICSQCYGSGDYHRIYFGQILKVVADEDVAARMR